The Effusibacillus pohliae DSM 22757 genomic sequence ATTGCAACAGTTCGGCCGGAAAAGACACGGTGTTCAATACTTCGGGCTGCGTTTCCTTGACGATTTTTCCGTTTGGATCCTTGATCTGCTTGACCAGATACGGTTTCATCCGCTTGCCGTTGTTCGCGATCGTGCTGACGTATTGTGCAATTTGCAGAGGCGTGAACGCCTCGTTCTGCCCGATCAACATAAACGGCAGGTTCACGGCTGTATCCTTGGCGTAATTGTAACGGCCGACGTCTTCGAACGGCAGATCGATGCCCGTTTTGACACCGAGACCGAATTCGTGCTGGTACTGCTTCAGTTTTTCAATTGCCGGCAGGTCATATTTTTGCGCCCAAGTTCCGACGCTCATCTGGGAAAGCAAATTCGTTTTGGCCAGCCGCATGCCAATGGTGTACATGTAGACGTCGCAAGACTCTGCAATCGCTTTTTTTCCATCGATCGAGCCATGCCCGCCCGGGTTCCAGTCGCCTGCCCTGTAGCTCGCAATGTTCAGGCTGCCGCCGCACCAGATCAGCTCGTTCGGCCGGATCACGCCTTCCTTGATTCCCATCAGGACGGACAGCATTTTGACGGTTGATCCCGGCTCAATGGGATATTCGGCCGCGTAGTTCCACTCGGCCTGTTGAAACAGCTTGTAGTTTTCGTCGGAAATCCCGTTTAACCAGTGGTTCGGATCGAACGGCGGGTAACTCGCCATTGCCAACACTTCTCCCGTGTTGGGATCCATGGCAACGGCAGCGGCGTGCTTCACGCCGCGCCCCTTCAGGGCATTGACCCGTTCCGCCAGCGCTTGTTCGGTTACTTGCTGCAGTTTTTTGTCGAGCGTCAGGACCAAATCGTCACCGGGTACCGGTTTCTCGATAAATTCGGCGCTGCCGCCCCGGTGCACCGGATCCCCGTAAATATTGACCTCGACCCGGGTCGCACCGTCTTTTCCGCGCAAGTAATCCTCATATTGCTTTTCCAACCCGGTGTAGCCGACCCGGTCGGTCATCCGGTAGCCCTTGTCTTTATACTCTTTCCACATTTCGGGTTTGATCGAGTTCAGGTAGCCAAAGACATGCGAGGCAAACGTTTTGTATCGATAGTCACGCAACGCTTCCGGAATCACGGTGATTCCGGGCAGTTCGTTCAGATGTTCCTTGACCCGGGCGACCTGCAGTTCGGTCGCGTTCACCTTCACCTTGCGCGGAGTCGACTTCGGCAGGTTGTCTTTCTTCCCTTGCATGATGGCGATCATTTCGTCTTTGCTGATTTTTTCCTTGTCATTCGGATCGTTCAGCAGTTGCACGAGCCGCTCGGCGATCGCCGGAATCTGTTTTTCCACCTGTTCGTCCGAATTGGTAAACTGAATCGTGAACGACGGTTTATTGGTAACCAGAATCTCGCCGTTGCGGTCCAAAAATTGACCGCGTGGAGCCGGCAGGACCTGCTGCACATAGCGGTTGGCTTCCGCCATCGCCGCATAATCTTTGCCTTTTCCCAGTTGGATGTAACTGAGACGCAACAGCAGCAGCACCAGCCCGATAAACAAAATCATAAACAGACTGTGCAAGCGTGCGCTGTGCTGCGACTGATTTTCCTTTTGCATCGGCAAGCCCCTTTCGATTCCGGATAGATGGACACGGTGACAATCCTATTCTACCAAGAGACCAGTGGATTTTGAACCGGATTTTGTGACAAAAAATGATAAAGTGTGAATGGTTGCCGGCGGAAATTAATAGAAAAAGTGCCGGGCGGCGGCCGAGGTGGCGGGAGAGACGGCGGATGTCCCGCTGTTCGCTGGAATTATCGGCCGAAATATGCTATATAATGCGGGAAGGCGATGAGCGAAAGGATTGGAGTCGATGCGGCGGATCAAGCACCCTGTGCTGTGGATTTTGGCTTTGCTTGGGTTGTCTGTGTTTGTTTGGATGTCAGGGCCGGATGAGACGCCGGTCGGCCAGGTTACGGTAACACGCGAAGCGGCCGGTTTGCAGGCTGCCGATTTTTTGCGGTCGAAAGGGGTTTCCGTCGAGCGGATGATGCAAACGGCTCTCTATGAGGGCGATTCGGAGATGGACGCCTACCTGAAACGGCACGGGCTGCATGGGGAATTCGCAAAGCAGGGCGGCCGCCGGCCCTTGGCCTATTGGGCTGTCACGTTCTTTCGGCCTGGGAAGGATTCCTATACGGTTTACGTGGATGAAACGAGTGGCCGGGTCTTGGGCTATGAGCTGATTCGCGAGGCGGGGCCGGATGAGCCGCTGCTGTCGGAACAGGAAGCGCTTGCTCTGGCGAAGCGGGAACTGGAACGGCACGGCGTTAAGACGGAGAAGCTGGTGCTTGCCGAAAGGGGCAGGGCAGCCTCGCGCGGCAATGATAGCGGTGCAGGGCAGTGGAGGGAGTATCAATTCGCATGGCGCGATACATCGTGGCACGTCGGGGATTCGCGGCTGATTTACGAAGTGGGGATTACGGGCGATCAGGTCACCGCCTATTGGACCGATTACGAGATTCCGAAAGCGGATCAGGAATGGTTTGCCAAACAGCGGACGCTCGGCGCGATTTTGACCGGGATCAGTCTCATCGGAACGATCCTATTGGTGATCTTTTCGTTGGTGGTGGCATTTGTGTATCCCAGACGGGAGGTCGATTGGCAGCGTGGTCTCGCGTCGGGGCTGGTTCTGCTGGGGGTTGCGGTGGCAACCGGCCTGAACGAGTGGCCGCAGGCGGCAACCGGCATTGTGGGACTTGATGTCCCGGTGGATGTGACGATGTGGCTGACGGCGGCCGGGATGACCGCGTTGGCTGTGCTGTCGAGCGGCAGCACTTATCTGACGGCTGTCGCCGGCGGGGTGCTGCAGGAACGGTTGTGGCCGGGAAAATGGTTGCGGTGGGGGGACGCCGGTTGGCCGCAACGGGTGCGCGCGGCCGCGCTGCGCGGGTACCTGCTGGCGCTTGTGTGGCTGGGGGTGCAGGCGATTTTTTATTGGGTGTCGGAAACCTATTTCGACGTATGGCAGGAGAACGATTTTACAATGACGCCGTGGAACTTCCTGGTGCCCGGTCTGTTCCCGCTGCTCGCGTGGACGGCCGGCATCGGCGAGGAAATCACGTTTCGCCTGCTGGGGATCGGACTGGTCAAGCGATATTGCCGCAGCACGTTCCTGGCGCTGCTGCTGCCCGCTATGGT encodes the following:
- the mrdA gene encoding penicillin-binding protein 2, with product MQKENQSQHSARLHSLFMILFIGLVLLLLRLSYIQLGKGKDYAAMAEANRYVQQVLPAPRGQFLDRNGEILVTNKPSFTIQFTNSDEQVEKQIPAIAERLVQLLNDPNDKEKISKDEMIAIMQGKKDNLPKSTPRKVKVNATELQVARVKEHLNELPGITVIPEALRDYRYKTFASHVFGYLNSIKPEMWKEYKDKGYRMTDRVGYTGLEKQYEDYLRGKDGATRVEVNIYGDPVHRGGSAEFIEKPVPGDDLVLTLDKKLQQVTEQALAERVNALKGRGVKHAAAVAMDPNTGEVLAMASYPPFDPNHWLNGISDENYKLFQQAEWNYAAEYPIEPGSTVKMLSVLMGIKEGVIRPNELIWCGGSLNIASYRAGDWNPGGHGSIDGKKAIAESCDVYMYTIGMRLAKTNLLSQMSVGTWAQKYDLPAIEKLKQYQHEFGLGVKTGIDLPFEDVGRYNYAKDTAVNLPFMLIGQNEAFTPLQIAQYVSTIANNGKRMKPYLVKQIKDPNGKIVKETQPEVLNTVSFPAELLQYVRDGMRDVTHAPYGTASYTFGNKPYDVAGKTGTSETGRGTENYWFVGFAPYNNPKIVVSTVVIDGPLNAHSYEMAGPIAEKMLDAYFNVETKPDQKKPTSAPQE
- a CDS encoding CPBP family glutamic-type intramembrane protease, which encodes MRRIKHPVLWILALLGLSVFVWMSGPDETPVGQVTVTREAAGLQAADFLRSKGVSVERMMQTALYEGDSEMDAYLKRHGLHGEFAKQGGRRPLAYWAVTFFRPGKDSYTVYVDETSGRVLGYELIREAGPDEPLLSEQEALALAKRELERHGVKTEKLVLAERGRAASRGNDSGAGQWREYQFAWRDTSWHVGDSRLIYEVGITGDQVTAYWTDYEIPKADQEWFAKQRTLGAILTGISLIGTILLVIFSLVVAFVYPRREVDWQRGLASGLVLLGVAVATGLNEWPQAATGIVGLDVPVDVTMWLTAAGMTALAVLSSGSTYLTAVAGGVLQERLWPGKWLRWGDAGWPQRVRAAALRGYLLALVWLGVQAIFYWVSETYFDVWQENDFTMTPWNFLVPGLFPLLAWTAGIGEEITFRLLGIGLVKRYCRSTFLALLLPAMVWALAHSLYPVHPFYTRFVELTLLGMLIGWCFLRYDLETVIFAHAIFDTVLMCLPLLFEGTWADRAWAVGWLLLPALIGRYSHLLQPKLVRQQAAA